Genomic segment of Acetomicrobium thermoterrenum DSM 13490:
TGCCAACAAAGGAGAGGCAATAGGTATATGATTATACGATTCTTAAACGAAATAACCAGTCAATATGTTCCTATCAAGCATATGAAAAGTCATTCAAATTTTTTTGATAGCAAATTGGCCGCCGGAAGGAAAAAAATTAAAAAGAAGGCCATCAAAACAGCAGCATGAAGTGCTACAGTAACACCTTGACTAACACCTGAAACGCCCTGGAATCCTTTAACTGCGTATGTGAGGGGAAAAAGATGAGCTAAAAATTGCAAGGCTTTCGGCATGGCCTCAACAGGATATACCACACCGCTTATAAATACCATGACAAAGCGAGGAAGATTGAGCAGGGTTTGAGCCTCAAAGACCTCCTTCACCATTAAACAAAGAAGTGATCCCATAGTGGAAAATGCCAGCAGGGCCGGCAAAAGAATTGATAAAAAGGATATCCAGTTCAAGTCAAAATTTAAGAAAAGGGCGCACACCACTGCCACTAGCGAGCTCATAAGAAGGCCAAAGATGGCTCCGCCAAGAATTTTCCCAAGTAAAATTGCCTTAATGCTAATGGGAGCAAGCAAAAGCCTCTCCAATGACCCGAGGCGAAGCTCGAAGTTTATCACCACCGCTTCCGCAGCAGTAGTGCTGAACAACGCGGTCATGGCAAGGAGCCCAGGGATCAACCCCTTAAAATCCACTGGGTTTCTAAGATAGAAGGCCAGAACCCATGCAATAGGAAAGACTATTCCCCAACTTATGGCGGGAGGTTTAAGGTAATAGGTCCTCATGTCTTTTGCAATGATGCACCATATTCCCCTCAAGTCATCGCGCATCGTCACTTACCTCCCTTTTCCATCGCCATCATACTTGAGGAAAGCCCGGTGATCCTCACAAAAGCTTCCTCAAGAGTGGGTTTTATAGTATTAATAGACTCAATTTCTGCCCCTGCATCTTGTATTGCTCGACAGATATGAGGAAGCAGACTATTTGTGGTTCCACTGCAACGCAAAGTGTTCGAGTCTACAATGATGGGCTTAGTCCCTATAAGAGCGGCTAGCCGTTCTACCAATATTGAGACAGATCCCCTTATGGTAAGTTCAATGGCCTGTTCCTTAATCGCCATTTTCTTTAGCTCTTCAGGCTTTTCGACCGAGACAATTTGTCCCCTTACGATGATCGCGATGCGGTCGCATAAAACGTCTGCCTCTTCCAGGTAATGGGTGGTCAAAAATATCGTCATCCCTTGATCGCGCAATTTTTGAATAGCACTTCTCAGAGAGCGTGCAGTCATGACGTCAAGTCCAACAGTTGGTTCATCCAAAAACAATATCTTAGGGTTGTGAATGAGGGCTGCGGCAATGGTAAGAGACCTCTTCATCCCCCGAGAGAGCGTCCGAAATGGACGATCCCTCTTTTCCTGCAGGCTAAAGAGCTCAAGCAGCGTCATAGCTCGTTCATATCTCTCCTTCCTTCTTACGCCATAGAGTTTGCCCATAAAGAGGAGATTTTCCAAGGCCGTAAGTTCGTCGTAAAGGTTTGAGGCCTCCGGCACTACTCCCGTAAACCCCTTGGTCATTGCAGCGTTCGCCTTAATGTCAAGACCCAACAGCTCCACATTGCCTGCTGTAGGTTTAGATAGCCCAGTAAGCATGCGGATGGTGGTGGTTTTTCCAGCACCATTGGGGCCTAAAAAGCCAAAAAGTTCTCCTTCTTCCACATCGAAGCTTACGCCGTTGACGGCAACTAAATCCCCATACCGCTTGATTAACCCTTCAGCTTTAATAGCTATGGACGTGACAATGCACTCCTTTCTTTTTGGGCAATGAAGATATTGCAACAGTACATCACATAAGTCCGCGATGCATGCGCCTCCTGCGACGACAACGACATTCCCCTTGGGGCATTCTTGAGGGGTCAAAACCTTTTCTGAGGCATTCATGACATACGCCAAAGAGCTCAATGCTTTGCGGAAGTAGAGTAAACCCCATATCTTCAGCCCACTCTTCCGCGACCTGGCTCTTTTGATCTTCATCTTTAAGATGCACCACCCTGCCACAGCCGCGACAGACAAGATGGAAATGGATATCCTTGAGCGACACCTCAAATCGGCTAAAACCCTCATCTAAATTTACCTCGTGCAGAAAGCCCATCTCCACCAAGAGCTCTACTGTACGGTAGATCGTGGCAAGACCTATGGAGGGATCCTTTTCCTGTATGAGGTCCAAAAGCTCTCTAACGTTCGGATGTTTATCCCAATTTTGAAGTATGGTCTCTACTATGAGCCTCCGAGGACTGGTAATGCGAAAACCTTTTTCTTGCAAGGAGCGCAAGTACTCCTCCACCTTTTCCTTCACTTTCTCTTCATCCACTATCTCAATCACCTCTCGATCAGCTTTCGGGTCATATAAAAAAGGCAGCAAAGCCTATTGGTCATTTTTTTAGAGGCCTTGCCACCATTATATTTCTATCTACTCTACTTCGTCCAACTGGTTTAGGTTCGACCCTTTTTCTTTATGTACGCTCTCCATGTGGTTGCCCAACGCTTGGGATCATCCAGCGCAGACTCATCGGCCAACTTGTGGGATGCGCACTTATGAGGCGCATTTTTCACAACTTCAGGATTGGAGTAGGCCTCATCGCGAATGTGTTTTAAAACTGCTGCGTATTCATCCAAATCCTCCTTACCGTAGCTTTCACAGGGCTCAAGCGTCATGGGCTCGGGAACCACCCAGGGATGATGGCTCGTCCAGTAATGCTGCAATCCAAAGTCGCCCACTCGTCTCATGATATCCGTCGTGCTAACTCCCGTCGCCTCGAACAACTTCTGCCAACAGTAACGGGCTTCCTCAAGGCGTCTTCTTCCTGGTGCGTAAGGTACGTCCATTTCAGGGATCAATTCCTGCAGCTTCTTTTGCAGGTAATTGTGGTTTATCGTAGATATCTCGGATACTTCCTTGAGGTATTCCTGACCTACGGCCCTGATCCAGGCATAGGCGCGCACCAATACCCCTGCAGGACCTTGAAACTGCCTTATTTTGCCCACGCTTTCCGGCCTGTCGAAATCGAGGTAATACTTTTCCCCGTCGTATTCGACCGTTGGGAAGGGCAAGTACTTTGCCAGGTAATCCCTTACGCCTAGTGCACCTAAGCCTGGCCCCGAACAGCCGTGAGGAGTGCCGAAGGTCTTGTGAATATTGAAGTGGCACATGTCAAATCCGGCCTCGCGTGCCCTTGCTATTCCCAGAAGGACGTTTGCGTTTGCCTGGTCGTAAAAGCACAGGCCGCCTGCATCGTGTACTATCTTGACGAATTGGTCGATCTCCGTGTTGTATATCCCCGTATCCTCGGGGTTGGTTATGAACATCCCGGCGGTCCTTTCCGATACGGCAGCCTTGACCGCTTCTATTGAAGGATAGCCGTTTTCGCTGGGAGGAAGGATTATCAGCCTGAAGCCAGCCGTTGCAGGGGCTGCGTGATCACAGGGGTGCGTAAAGGCTGCGCTTATGAT
This window contains:
- a CDS encoding ABC transporter permease, producing MRDDLRGIWCIIAKDMRTYYLKPPAISWGIVFPIAWVLAFYLRNPVDFKGLIPGLLAMTALFSTTAAEAVVINFELRLGSLERLLLAPISIKAILLGKILGGAIFGLLMSSLVAVVCALFLNFDLNWISFLSILLPALLAFSTMGSLLCLMVKEVFEAQTLLNLPRFVMVFISGVVYPVEAMPKALQFLAHLFPLTYAVKGFQGVSGVSQGVTVALHAAVLMAFFLIFFLPAANLLSKKFE
- a CDS encoding Fur family transcriptional regulator, yielding MDEEKVKEKVEEYLRSLQEKGFRITSPRRLIVETILQNWDKHPNVRELLDLIQEKDPSIGLATIYRTVELLVEMGFLHEVNLDEGFSRFEVSLKDIHFHLVCRGCGRVVHLKDEDQKSQVAEEWAEDMGFTLLPQSIELFGVCHECLRKGFDPSRMPQGECRCRRRRRMHRGLM
- a CDS encoding ABC transporter ATP-binding protein, giving the protein MNASEKVLTPQECPKGNVVVVAGGACIADLCDVLLQYLHCPKRKECIVTSIAIKAEGLIKRYGDLVAVNGVSFDVEEGELFGFLGPNGAGKTTTIRMLTGLSKPTAGNVELLGLDIKANAAMTKGFTGVVPEASNLYDELTALENLLFMGKLYGVRRKERYERAMTLLELFSLQEKRDRPFRTLSRGMKRSLTIAAALIHNPKILFLDEPTVGLDVMTARSLRSAIQKLRDQGMTIFLTTHYLEEADVLCDRIAIIVRGQIVSVEKPEELKKMAIKEQAIELTIRGSVSILVERLAALIGTKPIIVDSNTLRCSGTTNSLLPHICRAIQDAGAEIESINTIKPTLEEAFVRITGLSSSMMAMEKGGK
- the gcvPB gene encoding aminomethyl-transferring glycine dehydrogenase subunit GcvPB, whose product is MGDVKLRNFHQAHWNEPIIFELSVPGRRGLIPPAPDEEIKKEAGDAKNLVPKGMFREQLPALPELDQKRVLAHYIHLAQETLGANLCNDISQGTCTMKYNPRINEELAAHPGIASLHPWQDVDTVQGILQMYYEFEEILKEISGMDKFSLHPQGGAHAVYTAASIMRAYHRDRGELDKRREIISAAFTHPCDHAAPATAGFRLIILPPSENGYPSIEAVKAAVSERTAGMFITNPEDTGIYNTEIDQFVKIVHDAGGLCFYDQANANVLLGIARAREAGFDMCHFNIHKTFGTPHGCSGPGLGALGVRDYLAKYLPFPTVEYDGEKYYLDFDRPESVGKIRQFQGPAGVLVRAYAWIRAVGQEYLKEVSEISTINHNYLQKKLQELIPEMDVPYAPGRRRLEEARYCWQKLFEATGVSTTDIMRRVGDFGLQHYWTSHHPWVVPEPMTLEPCESYGKEDLDEYAAVLKHIRDEAYSNPEVVKNAPHKCASHKLADESALDDPKRWATTWRAYIKKKGRT